The Lycium barbarum isolate Lr01 chromosome 9, ASM1917538v2, whole genome shotgun sequence genome has a segment encoding these proteins:
- the LOC132611296 gene encoding uncharacterized protein LOC132611296 isoform X1, with translation MWMIFFCIVTNVLNIVGASYKRRDFLRQHQAAKLEELLISGEVHTGRGLNQERGLQRPVLKKTNYLNCSLQKMDQDIVNAMGLLNTAKQELQMMRDRGWKSLLDDAFSFCNNHEIFIPKMDANYIPGKSKRRALDVTYSHHFRVGIFYPVIDLLLQELNNRFDTVSTDLLLGMACLHPAKSFGNFDKKKVMRLAEYYPNEFDSNKLRDLSCQLDNFIVYVRGSDKRFFNMKGITDLAKVLVQSELHQT, from the exons ATGTggatgatttttttttgtatagttaCTAATGTATTGAATATTGTTGGAGCATCTTATAAGCGCAGggattttctcagacaacatcaaGCTGCAAAGTTAGAAGAGTTGCTCATTTCTGGTGAAGTGCACACAGGACGGGGACTAAATCAAGAACGTGGGCTTCAACGACCAG TTCTGAAGAAGACAAATTATTTGAACTGCTCATTACAGAAGATGGATCAAGATATTGTCAATGCTATGGGGCTGCTCAATACTGCAAAGCAAGAATTGCAAATGATGAGGGATAGGGGATGGAAATCATTACTCGATGATGCCTTTTCTTTTTGTAATAACCATGAGATATTTATTCCGAAGATGGATGCTAACTACATTCCTGGGAAGTCGAAACGTAGAGCTCTTGATGTTACATATTCTCATCATTTTCGTGTTGGAATTTTTTATCCTGTTATTGATTTGCTGCTTCAGGAGCTTAATAATCGTTTCGACACTGTTAGTACTGATTTACTTCTTGGTATGGCTTGTTTACATCCAGCTAAGTCATTTGGTAATTTTGATAAGAAAAAGGTAATGAGGTTGGCTGAATATTATCCGAATGAGTTTGATAGCAACAAGCTTCGAGATCTCAGTTGCCAACTTGATAATTTCATAGTGTATGTTCGAGGTTCTGATAAGAGATTTTTCAATATGAAGGGTATTACTGATCTTGCTAAAGTACTGGTTCAATCAGAATTGCATCAGACCTGA
- the LOC132611296 gene encoding uncharacterized protein LOC132611296 isoform X2 — translation MDQDIVNAMGLLNTAKQELQMMRDRGWKSLLDDAFSFCNNHEIFIPKMDANYIPGKSKRRALDVTYSHHFRVGIFYPVIDLLLQELNNRFDTVSTDLLLGMACLHPAKSFGNFDKKKVMRLAEYYPNEFDSNKLRDLSCQLDNFIVYVRGSDKRFFNMKGITDLAKVLVQSELHQT, via the coding sequence ATGGATCAAGATATTGTCAATGCTATGGGGCTGCTCAATACTGCAAAGCAAGAATTGCAAATGATGAGGGATAGGGGATGGAAATCATTACTCGATGATGCCTTTTCTTTTTGTAATAACCATGAGATATTTATTCCGAAGATGGATGCTAACTACATTCCTGGGAAGTCGAAACGTAGAGCTCTTGATGTTACATATTCTCATCATTTTCGTGTTGGAATTTTTTATCCTGTTATTGATTTGCTGCTTCAGGAGCTTAATAATCGTTTCGACACTGTTAGTACTGATTTACTTCTTGGTATGGCTTGTTTACATCCAGCTAAGTCATTTGGTAATTTTGATAAGAAAAAGGTAATGAGGTTGGCTGAATATTATCCGAATGAGTTTGATAGCAACAAGCTTCGAGATCTCAGTTGCCAACTTGATAATTTCATAGTGTATGTTCGAGGTTCTGATAAGAGATTTTTCAATATGAAGGGTATTACTGATCTTGCTAAAGTACTGGTTCAATCAGAATTGCATCAGACCTGA